In Equus caballus isolate H_3958 breed thoroughbred chromosome 7, TB-T2T, whole genome shotgun sequence, one DNA window encodes the following:
- the LOC106783453 gene encoding interferon-induced very large GTPase 1 isoform X1, producing the protein MESTLKAHLLNILEDLLEEESVKFKFQLTNIALSEGYNHIPRGTVQQATPVTLADLLIRYYGEEYAKTVTQEVLKAINQRSLLEKLHQSMEKYGSSAQKVAKKTNKRKQENEAGPNEDKQQLTISKRFRNIFNQKKISNESAPYPRDPQPSNDKEVTTKNQYFHDLIRRLNLDSYYPKKMAKVNSLLINKTSLHGTQPRAETEPPFCFLEKLLVLDYHLRYLVYRGNIDTISTVSQTLRTTEQERTFENFFIIKETQSNAVQICIHPMDIQMAIFHCADDFTRQYIFTKLSICQFALPLLVPNPCNSQIEFPLWSLRQLRRSWREVEKIGWEKKIRNYNNQLISWQPIHIISFIRVGNYVSTSKSQILNALLSKGKHDHFSSHHSREDNNRCLLIDGMVEICWFCPGGRAEDRFENCIAFTNLHGNAEIHERQVKFLQQVSSVTVILLSTSNFDKMTSSLLLEFWNSPKPLICLFENAENIMDENSAHKVRIGIKNLNKIELADKITATLTQLLKKSGSPYSLSDWANIARKYEFIIDEDQRGCQEAGKKADILMDILRKVKLPEIKEKLLPLQGGLWRDWCKKDKELHQLREKGNRSIEQYTNEIEKEKQITRCEQYHKVINLNDLMKSLFESLQSHPETHTELYFLQGLSMLMDQLTTGELEKLHQRHRFLLAQVRTEKQKLSKRDSLRRWEAELQAVSKEISDSTLGIEHLLREMGQIYEALEEASSQTNTLFLSLPQMAADLMVSGTPIELMDGDASYVPLKWVAAVLDKVSEKLRDKRVFVLSVLGLQNSGKSTLLNAMFGLQFSLSAEGCTRGAHMQLLKVEEMLKEQLGFDFVLVVDTEGLRPSEFINKAHSEENELATFIIGLGNLTLINVFGNDLSEIQDILQIAVHAFLRMKQLNISPRCLFVHQNTEEIIDTNQSMERQRWLQERLDEMTLAAAEQEQCSDVCHFSDVIKFDVKTHIHYFAHLWEGSPPMAPPNPCYSHNVQELKSRILKHAKEESKGGILKISELKVWIQDLWKALVNENFIFRFRNTQEVKAMNKLETMYNSWTWELRSHMLDLQNQLTNKIQNGEVEEIKRSSIENRSAGRHEAIKQELERYFREDRDRDILAQWKGRFEANLKNLKEELIRETMRKCEYLISGKKIQDLLKEEKVKFEHKLLEKIREMAVSPSGKELHDKELREMFNKIWSENICILLPPTLPSAEGPDIDIELENILLEHFKQHPNIVNKIRSRNTRKTFSINYSKHVITSQKFQVYGPSVEDFEEDIIKKTTAQIMKLVEELIHIREQQNEGYSSSYFHEILRVIHTEAEAASQGARFILTNRYKLELALELFQEAANSFKKICIAFKRANNPVLYLESIKEEVFTKLLLSYKNCQNIG; encoded by the exons ATGGATCTTCTGCTCAAAAAGttgcaaaaaagacaaataagagGAAGCAAGAGAATGAAGCAGGACCAAATGAAGATAAACAGCAACTAACTATCTCAAAG agatttagaaatatctttaaccaaaagaaaatatccaatgAATCTGCACCTTATCCCAGAGATCCTCAACCAAGCAATGATAAGGAAGTAACAACCAAAAATCAATACTTTCATGACTTGATTCGGCGGCTTAATCTGGACAGTTATTATCCCAAGAAGATGGCCAAAGTCAATTCTCTTTTGATAAATAAGACCTCCCTCCATGGCACTCAACCAAGAGCTGAAACAGAGCCACCATTTTGTTTTCTAGAGAAACTTTTGGTATTAGATTACCATTTGCGATATCTAGTTTACAGAGGTAATATAGATACAATATCTACTGTGTCCCAGACACTGAGAACCACAGAACAAGAAAGAACATTTGAGAACTTTTTCATTATCAAGGAAACACAATCAAATGCAGTACAAATTTGCATCCACCCAATGGACATACAAATGGCAATTTTTCACTGTGCAGATGACTTTACAAGGCAGTATATTTTCACCAAACTTTCCATTTGCCAATTCGCTCTCCCACTTTTGGTGCCAAATCCTTGCAATTCCCAAATTGAATTCCCTCTTTGGTCTCTCAGGCAACTCAGGAGAAGCTGGAGAGAGGTGGAAAAAATaggatgggagaaaaaaattaggaattatAATAACCAGCTGATTAGTTGGCAACCTATACATATTATATCTTTCATAAGAGTTGGAAATTATGTCTCTACTTCCAAGTCTCAGATTTTGAATGCACTCCTGAGTAAAGGCAAACATGACCATTTTTCCTCCCACCATTCTAGGGAAGACAATAATAGATGTCTATTGATAGATGGTATGGTGGAAATCTGCTGGTTCTGCCCAGGTGGGAGAGCTGAGGACAGATTTGAAAACTGTATTGCCTTCACCAATCTCCATGGAAATGCTGAAATACATGAGAGGCAGGTTAAGTTCCTGCAGCAGGTCTCCTCAGTCACTGTCATTCTCCTGTCAACTTCCAATTTTGACAAAATGACTAGTTCCCTTCTACTCGAATTTTGGAATTCACCCAAACCTCTTATCTGTTTGTTCgaaaatgcagaaaatattaTGGATGAGAATTCTGCTCACAAAGTGAGAATTGGGATCAAGAACCTAAATAAGATAGAACTAGCTGATAAAATTACAGCTACTTTAACACAGTTGCTGAAGAAGTCTGGATCTCCTTACAGTTTGAGTGATTGGGCCAACATTGCTAGGAAGTATGAATTTATTATTGATGAGGACCAAagaggctgccaagaagcagggAAAAAAGCAGACATCCTAATGGACATCTTGAGAAAAGTGAAATTACCTGAGATAAAGGAGAAGTTACTACCACTTCAGGGAGGTCTATGGCGTGATTGGTGTAAAAAGGATAAGGAACTCCATCAgctcagagaaaaaggaaacaggagcATTGAGCAATACACGAATGAGATTGAGAAGGAAAAGCAGATAACACGTTGTGAACAGTACCACAAAGTTATTAACCTTAATGACCTGATGAAGTCTCTGTTTGAAAGTCTTCAGTCACATCCAGAGACCCACACAGAGCTCTACTTTCTGCAGGGGCTGAGCATGTTAATGGACCAACTAACCACAGGAGAGTTAGAAAAGCTCCACCAGAGGCACCGTTTTCTGTTGGCTCAGGTGCGAACAGAGAAGCAGAAGCTGTCAAAGAGAGACTCCCTCAGACGCTGGGAGGCTGAGCTACAAGCTGTTTCCAAAGAGATCAGTGACTCTACCCTGGGAATTGAGCATCTCCTGAGAGAGATGGGCCAGATCTACGAAGCTCTGGAAGAAGCTTCTTCCCAAACAAATACActatttctctcccttccccaaatGGCTGCTGACCTGATGGTATCTGGAACTCCCATTGAGCTGATGGATGGAGATGCATCTTATGTGCCCCTGAAGTGGGTGGCAGCTGTTTTAGACAAGGTCTCTGAGAAACTTAGAGACAAACGGGTGTTTGTTCTCTCTGTCCTTGGCctacagaactcaggaaagtccACTCTGCTGAATGCAATGTTTGGGCTTCAGTTCAGTCTCAGTGCTGAGGGGTGCACCCGGGGGGCCCATATGCAGCTCCTGAAGGTGGAAGAGATGCTCAAGGAACAGCTGGGCTTTGATTTTGTGCTTGTTGTGGACACAGAAGGACTTCGGCCCTCAGAGTTCATTAACAAAGCACATAGTGAGGAAAATGAGTTGGCAACCTTTATCATTGGACTTGGAAACTTAACTCTAATCAATGTTTTTGGGAATGATCTATCAGAAATACAAGATATTCTGCAAATAGCTGTCCATGCCTTTCTCAGGATGAAACAACTGAACATCTCCCCAAGGTGCCTGTTTGTTCATCAGAACACAGAAGAAATTATAGATACAAATCAAAGTATGGAAAGGCAAAGATGGCTGCAAGAGAGATTGGATGAAATGACACTTGCTGCAGCTGAACAAGAACAGTGCTCAGATGTATGCCACTTCAGTGATGTCATTAAGTTTGATGTCAAGACCCACATCCATTACTTTGCTCACCTCTGGGAAGGTTCTCCCCCAATGGCCCCTCCTAATCCCTGCTATAGCCACAATGTTCAGGAGCTGAAAAGCAGGATTCTTAAGCATGCCAAAGAAGAATCCAAGGGAGGTATTTTGAAGATATCAGAACTTAAAGTGTGGATACAGGATTTATGGAAGGCCTTAGTGAATGAGAACTTCATTTTCAGGTTCAGGAACACCCAGGAAGTCAAGGCTATGAATAAACTGGAGACCATGTACAACAGCTGGACCTGGGAACTGAGAAGTCATATGCTGGACTTGCAGAATCAGCTGACCAACAAGATTCAGAATGGAGAAGTTGAGGAGATCAAGAGAAGCTCAATTGAGAATCGAAGTGCAGGAAGACATGAAGCCATTAAGCAAGAACTTGAAAGGTATTTTCGAgaagacagagatagagatatCTTGGCTCAGTGGAAAGGAAGATTTGAAGCTAATCTGAAGAATCTTAAAGAGGAGCTTATAAGAGAAACTATGAGAAAATGTGAGTATTTAATTAGTGGAAAGAAAATACAAGACCTTTTGaaggaggaaaaagtaaaatttgaacATAAGCTATTAGAAAAAATCAGAGAGATGGCTGTGTCCCCCAGTGGGAAAGAGTTACATGATAAGGAGCTGAGAGAGATGTTCAACAAGATCTGGTCAGAGAACATCTGCATTCTGTTGCCTCCCACACTCCCGTCTGCTGAGGGTCCTGATATTGATATTGAGCTAGAGAACATCCTCCTGGAGCATTTTAAACAGCATCCCAATATTGTGAACAAAATCAGATCTCGTAATACAAGGAAAACATTTTCTATCAATTATTCCAAACATGTTATCACCTCTCAAAAGTTCCAAGTATATGGACCCTCTGTGGAAGACTTTGAAGAAGATATTATAAAGAAGACAACAGCTCAAATTATGAAATTGGTTGAAGAACTCATACACATAAGAGAACAACAGAATGAGGGTTACAGTTCTAGTTACTTCCATGAAATTCTGCGAGTGATCCATACTGAGGCTGAGGCTGCATCTCAAGGAGCCAGGTTCATACTGACAAACAGATATAAACTAGAACTTGCCCTCGAGCTCTTCCAAGAGGCAGCAAACAGCTTTAAAAAGATATGTATTGCATTCAAGAGAGCAAACAACCCCGTTCTCTACCTAGAAAGCATAAAAGAGGAAGTTTTTACTAAATTGCTCTTATCCTACAAAAACTGCCAAAACATTGGCTGA
- the LOC106783453 gene encoding interferon-induced very large GTPase 1 isoform X2 — translation MAKVNSLLINKTSLHGTQPRAETEPPFCFLEKLLVLDYHLRYLVYRGNIDTISTVSQTLRTTEQERTFENFFIIKETQSNAVQICIHPMDIQMAIFHCADDFTRQYIFTKLSICQFALPLLVPNPCNSQIEFPLWSLRQLRRSWREVEKIGWEKKIRNYNNQLISWQPIHIISFIRVGNYVSTSKSQILNALLSKGKHDHFSSHHSREDNNRCLLIDGMVEICWFCPGGRAEDRFENCIAFTNLHGNAEIHERQVKFLQQVSSVTVILLSTSNFDKMTSSLLLEFWNSPKPLICLFENAENIMDENSAHKVRIGIKNLNKIELADKITATLTQLLKKSGSPYSLSDWANIARKYEFIIDEDQRGCQEAGKKADILMDILRKVKLPEIKEKLLPLQGGLWRDWCKKDKELHQLREKGNRSIEQYTNEIEKEKQITRCEQYHKVINLNDLMKSLFESLQSHPETHTELYFLQGLSMLMDQLTTGELEKLHQRHRFLLAQVRTEKQKLSKRDSLRRWEAELQAVSKEISDSTLGIEHLLREMGQIYEALEEASSQTNTLFLSLPQMAADLMVSGTPIELMDGDASYVPLKWVAAVLDKVSEKLRDKRVFVLSVLGLQNSGKSTLLNAMFGLQFSLSAEGCTRGAHMQLLKVEEMLKEQLGFDFVLVVDTEGLRPSEFINKAHSEENELATFIIGLGNLTLINVFGNDLSEIQDILQIAVHAFLRMKQLNISPRCLFVHQNTEEIIDTNQSMERQRWLQERLDEMTLAAAEQEQCSDVCHFSDVIKFDVKTHIHYFAHLWEGSPPMAPPNPCYSHNVQELKSRILKHAKEESKGGILKISELKVWIQDLWKALVNENFIFRFRNTQEVKAMNKLETMYNSWTWELRSHMLDLQNQLTNKIQNGEVEEIKRSSIENRSAGRHEAIKQELERYFREDRDRDILAQWKGRFEANLKNLKEELIRETMRKCEYLISGKKIQDLLKEEKVKFEHKLLEKIREMAVSPSGKELHDKELREMFNKIWSENICILLPPTLPSAEGPDIDIELENILLEHFKQHPNIVNKIRSRNTRKTFSINYSKHVITSQKFQVYGPSVEDFEEDIIKKTTAQIMKLVEELIHIREQQNEGYSSSYFHEILRVIHTEAEAASQGARFILTNRYKLELALELFQEAANSFKKICIAFKRANNPVLYLESIKEEVFTKLLLSYKNCQNIG, via the coding sequence ATGGCCAAAGTCAATTCTCTTTTGATAAATAAGACCTCCCTCCATGGCACTCAACCAAGAGCTGAAACAGAGCCACCATTTTGTTTTCTAGAGAAACTTTTGGTATTAGATTACCATTTGCGATATCTAGTTTACAGAGGTAATATAGATACAATATCTACTGTGTCCCAGACACTGAGAACCACAGAACAAGAAAGAACATTTGAGAACTTTTTCATTATCAAGGAAACACAATCAAATGCAGTACAAATTTGCATCCACCCAATGGACATACAAATGGCAATTTTTCACTGTGCAGATGACTTTACAAGGCAGTATATTTTCACCAAACTTTCCATTTGCCAATTCGCTCTCCCACTTTTGGTGCCAAATCCTTGCAATTCCCAAATTGAATTCCCTCTTTGGTCTCTCAGGCAACTCAGGAGAAGCTGGAGAGAGGTGGAAAAAATaggatgggagaaaaaaattaggaattatAATAACCAGCTGATTAGTTGGCAACCTATACATATTATATCTTTCATAAGAGTTGGAAATTATGTCTCTACTTCCAAGTCTCAGATTTTGAATGCACTCCTGAGTAAAGGCAAACATGACCATTTTTCCTCCCACCATTCTAGGGAAGACAATAATAGATGTCTATTGATAGATGGTATGGTGGAAATCTGCTGGTTCTGCCCAGGTGGGAGAGCTGAGGACAGATTTGAAAACTGTATTGCCTTCACCAATCTCCATGGAAATGCTGAAATACATGAGAGGCAGGTTAAGTTCCTGCAGCAGGTCTCCTCAGTCACTGTCATTCTCCTGTCAACTTCCAATTTTGACAAAATGACTAGTTCCCTTCTACTCGAATTTTGGAATTCACCCAAACCTCTTATCTGTTTGTTCgaaaatgcagaaaatattaTGGATGAGAATTCTGCTCACAAAGTGAGAATTGGGATCAAGAACCTAAATAAGATAGAACTAGCTGATAAAATTACAGCTACTTTAACACAGTTGCTGAAGAAGTCTGGATCTCCTTACAGTTTGAGTGATTGGGCCAACATTGCTAGGAAGTATGAATTTATTATTGATGAGGACCAAagaggctgccaagaagcagggAAAAAAGCAGACATCCTAATGGACATCTTGAGAAAAGTGAAATTACCTGAGATAAAGGAGAAGTTACTACCACTTCAGGGAGGTCTATGGCGTGATTGGTGTAAAAAGGATAAGGAACTCCATCAgctcagagaaaaaggaaacaggagcATTGAGCAATACACGAATGAGATTGAGAAGGAAAAGCAGATAACACGTTGTGAACAGTACCACAAAGTTATTAACCTTAATGACCTGATGAAGTCTCTGTTTGAAAGTCTTCAGTCACATCCAGAGACCCACACAGAGCTCTACTTTCTGCAGGGGCTGAGCATGTTAATGGACCAACTAACCACAGGAGAGTTAGAAAAGCTCCACCAGAGGCACCGTTTTCTGTTGGCTCAGGTGCGAACAGAGAAGCAGAAGCTGTCAAAGAGAGACTCCCTCAGACGCTGGGAGGCTGAGCTACAAGCTGTTTCCAAAGAGATCAGTGACTCTACCCTGGGAATTGAGCATCTCCTGAGAGAGATGGGCCAGATCTACGAAGCTCTGGAAGAAGCTTCTTCCCAAACAAATACActatttctctcccttccccaaatGGCTGCTGACCTGATGGTATCTGGAACTCCCATTGAGCTGATGGATGGAGATGCATCTTATGTGCCCCTGAAGTGGGTGGCAGCTGTTTTAGACAAGGTCTCTGAGAAACTTAGAGACAAACGGGTGTTTGTTCTCTCTGTCCTTGGCctacagaactcaggaaagtccACTCTGCTGAATGCAATGTTTGGGCTTCAGTTCAGTCTCAGTGCTGAGGGGTGCACCCGGGGGGCCCATATGCAGCTCCTGAAGGTGGAAGAGATGCTCAAGGAACAGCTGGGCTTTGATTTTGTGCTTGTTGTGGACACAGAAGGACTTCGGCCCTCAGAGTTCATTAACAAAGCACATAGTGAGGAAAATGAGTTGGCAACCTTTATCATTGGACTTGGAAACTTAACTCTAATCAATGTTTTTGGGAATGATCTATCAGAAATACAAGATATTCTGCAAATAGCTGTCCATGCCTTTCTCAGGATGAAACAACTGAACATCTCCCCAAGGTGCCTGTTTGTTCATCAGAACACAGAAGAAATTATAGATACAAATCAAAGTATGGAAAGGCAAAGATGGCTGCAAGAGAGATTGGATGAAATGACACTTGCTGCAGCTGAACAAGAACAGTGCTCAGATGTATGCCACTTCAGTGATGTCATTAAGTTTGATGTCAAGACCCACATCCATTACTTTGCTCACCTCTGGGAAGGTTCTCCCCCAATGGCCCCTCCTAATCCCTGCTATAGCCACAATGTTCAGGAGCTGAAAAGCAGGATTCTTAAGCATGCCAAAGAAGAATCCAAGGGAGGTATTTTGAAGATATCAGAACTTAAAGTGTGGATACAGGATTTATGGAAGGCCTTAGTGAATGAGAACTTCATTTTCAGGTTCAGGAACACCCAGGAAGTCAAGGCTATGAATAAACTGGAGACCATGTACAACAGCTGGACCTGGGAACTGAGAAGTCATATGCTGGACTTGCAGAATCAGCTGACCAACAAGATTCAGAATGGAGAAGTTGAGGAGATCAAGAGAAGCTCAATTGAGAATCGAAGTGCAGGAAGACATGAAGCCATTAAGCAAGAACTTGAAAGGTATTTTCGAgaagacagagatagagatatCTTGGCTCAGTGGAAAGGAAGATTTGAAGCTAATCTGAAGAATCTTAAAGAGGAGCTTATAAGAGAAACTATGAGAAAATGTGAGTATTTAATTAGTGGAAAGAAAATACAAGACCTTTTGaaggaggaaaaagtaaaatttgaacATAAGCTATTAGAAAAAATCAGAGAGATGGCTGTGTCCCCCAGTGGGAAAGAGTTACATGATAAGGAGCTGAGAGAGATGTTCAACAAGATCTGGTCAGAGAACATCTGCATTCTGTTGCCTCCCACACTCCCGTCTGCTGAGGGTCCTGATATTGATATTGAGCTAGAGAACATCCTCCTGGAGCATTTTAAACAGCATCCCAATATTGTGAACAAAATCAGATCTCGTAATACAAGGAAAACATTTTCTATCAATTATTCCAAACATGTTATCACCTCTCAAAAGTTCCAAGTATATGGACCCTCTGTGGAAGACTTTGAAGAAGATATTATAAAGAAGACAACAGCTCAAATTATGAAATTGGTTGAAGAACTCATACACATAAGAGAACAACAGAATGAGGGTTACAGTTCTAGTTACTTCCATGAAATTCTGCGAGTGATCCATACTGAGGCTGAGGCTGCATCTCAAGGAGCCAGGTTCATACTGACAAACAGATATAAACTAGAACTTGCCCTCGAGCTCTTCCAAGAGGCAGCAAACAGCTTTAAAAAGATATGTATTGCATTCAAGAGAGCAAACAACCCCGTTCTCTACCTAGAAAGCATAAAAGAGGAAGTTTTTACTAAATTGCTCTTATCCTACAAAAACTGCCAAAACATTGGCTGA